The Rhizoctonia solani chromosome 4, complete sequence genome contains a region encoding:
- a CDS encoding Retrotransposable element Tf2 protein: MLPNPVFVNVALVLPEKELQCQIESLLDQDESLEEILQFLQNKSKALPSIKCAFKDYQMEAGLLFYQGRIVVLDVGTLHTDLLCIFHDSPLVGHPGQQCTLELVSQDYYWPGIHADTYWHVDSCETCQRIQKPKYMSILPQPLELPNRPWQHVPYNMIVDLPKDRNNNSILVIIDSFTKHGIFVKCSKKLKAPKLAELFLDNVWKCHGMPKKTILDRGRVFNNKFLKALYKQLGIDPHFSLAYHPQSNGQTEQVDPSIEHFLRAYLGINQQDWTKWLLMAKFAYNNAVHSSTRKTPFKALYGWEPTLTPSNMPMDVPEADDLAKTMEVQWK, translated from the coding sequence ATGCTCCCAAACCCTGTCTTTGTTAATGTTGCCCTAGTACTTCCTGAGAAAGAATTACAATGCCAGATTGAGTCATTGTTAGATCAGGATGAATCTCTGGAAGAAATTCTTCagttcctccaaaacaagtcTAAAGCCCTGCCATCAATTAAATGTGCTTTCAAAGACTACCAAATGGAAGCAGGACTCTTGTTTTaccaaggaaggattgttgttctgGATGTAGGAACCTTGCACACAGATTTACTCTGCATCTTCCATGATAGTCCCTTAGTtggacacccaggacaacaatGCACCCTGGAATTGGTGTCACAAGACTattactggcctggcatccatgctgacacatactggcacgtggactCATGTGAAACCTGCCAAAGAATCCAGAAGCCAAAATACATGTCAATCCTGCCTCAGCCATTGGAACTCCCAAACAGACCCTGGCAGCACGTGCCTTACAATATGATAGTGGACCTGCCCAAAGACAGAAACAACAATTCCATCCTTGTCATCatagacagcttcaccaagcaCGGTATCTTTGTCAagtgttccaagaagctcaaagcacCCAAACTAGCAGAATTATTCCTGGATAATGTCTGGAAATGTCATGGCATGCCCAAAAAGACCATCTTGGATagaggaagggtcttcaacaataAATTCCTAAAAGCATTATACAAGCAATTAGGAATTGACCCCCACTTTTCCTTGGCATACCATCCACAAAGcaatggacagacagaacaagTAGACCCTTCAATTGAACATTTCCTCAGGGCATACTTGGGAATCAACCAACAGGACTGGACCAAGTGGCTCCTTATGGCAAAATTTGCTTACAACAATGctgtacatagcagcaccAGGAAAACTCCCTTCAAGGCCTTATATGGTTGGGAACCAACCTTAACCCCTTCCAACATGCCAATGGAtgttccagaagcagatgaccTTGCCAAAACAATGGAAGTACAATGGAAGTAA
- a CDS encoding Retrotransposable element Tf2 protein, which translates to MTAGETGSPTEYKIGEEVWLNAKNVNLKTLSPKLTEQCLGLFKFIEKISDCAYWLELPPTMRIHDVFYVGLLSKVRRDKNCTFENCPPPVTLDREEEYKVEGITDTEECNGKWYFRVKWKGYSSEENTWEPKENLKNTKIFLKKYKKEMKEKALGTAKALRGGAVL; encoded by the coding sequence ATGACAGCTGGAGAAACAGGAAGCCCAACAGAGTAcaaaattggagaagaagtctGGCTCAATGCCAAAAATGTAAACTTGAAAACCCTTAGTCCCAAGTTAACAGAACAATGCCTGGGACTGTTCAAATTCATTGAGAAGATCTCTGACTGTGCCTATTGGCTAGAGCTCCCACCAACAATGCGCATCCAtgatgtcttctatgtgggcCTACTTTCCAAAGTCAGAAGAGACAAAAATTGCACCTTTGAAAACTGTCCCCCACCTGTCACCTTGgacagggaagaagaatacaaagtagaaggCATCACTGACACAGAGGAATGCAATGGAAAATGGTATTTtagggtcaaatggaaaggatacagCTCTgaggaaaacacatgggagccaAAGGAAAACCTAAAAAACACCAAAATTTTTTTgaaaaagtacaaaaaagAGATGAaagagaaggcccttggcactgccaaagcccttagagggggggcagtgttgtag
- a CDS encoding oxysterol binding protein: protein MSNDVSVQGKPVNHPLWQVKLLAALRAGDLAQIQSFLIDIRPPHSRKSDIGSINSSGLEEKAATILHFAIRSASCETIQLVLSNKHVSPNMSCSTNVGFTAIHLASSLGRSDILQLLLEQDGADDTLLDSRGRSAIDLAKDQKTRNVLRDSQESFRREFYDALSRYVGAAAQSTTPLDSSELVRYLRSPRARLLDLSVLESGTTLLHEAVKRRDYSLVEVAVHAGADVFVRDQRGRGLLDGEKDKDGERIRAFLLQYLNQDVTLIGSTSNEPPSHKGYLSKYANMAKGYNTRWFVLKDDMLSYYRSREDEGLAVRGAISVRTALVKTIPGDKLRFEIHAHAPSAQSGHASTTAGQKWYMKANHPGEVARWVQMINRSVEFYQQKDRDQLPVPASDADSIQSINEGSKRTKSLRSSVDILRSWSGRSNQGLGQSRASINQSAPPADSNASQLSRDAPDTFRNLDDDTHSRASDESDSSILPHEDRFNLQHRSLRMEIDLARQLLDQLVVPTDSAPRLTEVKSALEHSLLTIKDSFDQYSNMSVERETWYARRVEHEADARRMWEENVVTLANQSERVERELIRSVQINKGQRRALRSLLHASGQDEPSTPRAATDTISRVDEDPVPRVFPEGNTPSTAEHMGAPTRVSIRDPEIPAIRTPPVADSGTDDLLGGDDSDTDEFFDAIESGVISNLPSTILRRPSLPPSLDAELYQGYENLRDRLPISSDNRPPVSLWAVLKGSIGKDLTKISFPVFFNEPTSMLQRMAEDMEFSECLDAAANERDPHKRIAYVAAFAMSNYSSTIGRIAKPFNPMLGETFEYCRLDKQYRYVSEQVSHHPPMSACWAESSHWNYYGEVDAKNKFMGKSFEIRPTGVAHADLKLPKDWAPEYPTANGEPELECGKVIEHYSWKKVTTNVSGFIVGQPTIDHYGDMMVVNHRTGDTCLLTFKPRGWRAKDSFEIKGTVQDVSGRVTWEIAGRWNSQLIARPAGTGAGDLLPDADSSASQYLLLWKNTEKPPAPFNLTPFAITLNDCPDTLTPFLPPTDCRIRPDQRAFEMGRYERANELKSDQEDFQRATRRRREVGELPPHKPRWFAEAVDQDSGERVWQPCRRGDRIEYWSERERVYKEGGKDKTQWTDVDEIFIPAE, encoded by the exons ATGTCGAACGATGTATCTGTCCAAGGCAAGCCTGTAAATC ATCCACTGTGGCAAGTTAAATTGTTGGCAGCCCTTCGTGCTGGCGACCTCGCACAGATCCAAAGTTTCCTCATTGACATTCGCCCGCCTCACTCAAGAAAGTCCGATATAGGTAGTATAAACTCGTCGGGCCTGGAGGAAAAGGCCGCCACAATTCTGCATTTTGCCATCCGTAGTGCTTCAT GCGAAACTATACAATTGGTTCTTTCAAATAAGCACGTCTCTCCTAATATGTCTTGTTCCACCAATGTTGGGTTTACTGCTATTCATCTCGCCTCATCACTTGGTCGAAGCGACATACTCCAATTACTTCTTGAACAAGACGGCGCTGATGATACACTCTTGGATTCTCGTGGCCGCTCAGCAATAGATTTGGCCAAGGATCAGAAAACTCGAAATGTTTTACGAG ACTCCCAGGAATCATTCCGCAGAGAGTTTTATGATGCCCTCTCACGATATGTTGGAGCCGCTGCTCAGTCCACGACTCCCCTTGATTCCTCCGAGCTGGTTAGGTATCTACGTTCACCACGTGCTCGCCTGCTCGATCTGTCTGTACTCGAATCCGGAACGACCTTGCTTCATGAAGCGGTAAAGAGACGTGATTACTCTCTCGTCGAGGTCGCAGTACATGCTGGAGCAGATGTTTTTGTTCGCGACCAGCGCGGAAGGGGCTTGCTCGACGGAGAAAAAGACAAGGATGGCGAGCGCATTCGCGCTTTTCTATTGCAAT ACTTAAACCAGGATGTAACACTAATAGGTTCTACCTCCAATGAACCACCGTCCCATAAAGGTTATTTG TCAAAATATGCCAACATGGCCAAAGGCTACAACACTCGTTGGTTTGTCCTAAAAGACGATATGCTTTCGTATTATCGCAGCCGGGAAGATGAGGGTTTGGCCGTGCGAGGGGCGATCTCCGTCCGCACTGCACTCGTCAAAACTATTCCAGGAGATAAGCTACGCTTTGAGATCCATGCACATGCACCTTCTGCTCAATCCGGCCATGCTTCAACCACTGCCGGGCAAAAATGGTATATGAAGGCAAACCATCCCGGTGAAGTTGCTCGCTGGGTTCAGATGATCAATCGCAGTGTTGAATTTTATCAGCAAAAAGATCGTGATCAACTACCGGTTCCTGCCTCCGATGCGGACTCGATTCAGAGCATCAACGAGGGTTCAAAACGGACCAAGAGCCTTCGTTCCAGCGTCGATATCTTAAGGAGCTGGAGTGGCCGTTCGAATCAGGGCTTAGGCCAATCCCGAGCCTCGATTAACCAGTCGGCCCCACCGGCCGATTCCAACGCCTCTCAACTGTCGCGCGATGCCCCTGATACATTCAGAAACCTAGACGACGATACCCACTCTCGCGCTTCAGATGAAAGTGACTCATCTATCCTGCCTCACGAAGATCGATTTAATTTGCAACATCGCTCTTTACGAATGGAGATTGATTTAGCCCGACAACTGCTTGACCAACTGGTTGTTCCCACTGACTCTGCTCCCCGACTAACTGAAGTCAAGTCCGCATTGGAACACAGCCTACTCACAATCAAAGACAGCTTTGATCAGTATAGTAACATGTCCGTTGAACGCGAAACCTGGTATGCAAGACGAGTAGAACATGAAGCTGACGCTCGCCGCATGTGGGAGGAGAACGTTGTGACCCTTGCCAATCAGAGCGAGCGTGTGGAACGAGAGTTGATTCGCAGTGTCCAAATCAACAAGGGTCAACGAAGGGCGCTCAGGTCTTTACTACATGCAAGCGGACAAGATGAACCTTCAACACCCCGTGCTGCCACTGACACGATCTCTCGCGTCGACGAAGATCCAGTACCACGTGTCTTCCCCGAAGGCAACACTCCGAGCACGGCCGAGCACATGGGCGCACCAACTCGCGTCTCCATTCGTGATCCAGAAATTCCTGCTATACGAACCCCACCCGTTGCAGATTCCGGGACCGACGACCTTCTTGGTGGTGATGACTCTGACACGGATGAATTTTTCGATGCCATTGAGAGTGGAGTTATTTCCAACTTGCCCTCGACTATCCTTCGTCGCCCCAGCCTCCCTCCAAGCCTGGACGCCGAGCTATATCAAGGGTACGAAAATCTGCGGGACCGATTGCCTATTAGCAGCGATAATCGGCCACCCGTCAGTCTTTGGGCGGTGTTGAAAGGTAGCATTGGGAAAGACCTCACTAAGATTAGCTTCCCGGTATTTTTCAATGAACCCACTAGTATGCTTCAGCGAATGGCTGAGGATATGGAATTCTCGGAGTGTC TCGATGCCGCTGCCAACGAACGTGACCCACATAAACGAATTGCATATGTGGCAGCGTTCGCAATGTCCAACTACTCCAGTACCATCGGGCGAATTGCCAAGCCTTTCAATCCGATGCTG GGCGAGACGTTTGAGTATTGTAGGCTCGACAAGCAGTACCGATATGTTTCAGAACAAGTTAGTCACCACCCGCCCATGTCAGCTTGCTGGGCCGAATCTTCTCACTGGAACTATTACGGAGAG GTCGATGCCAAAAATAAATTCATGGGCAAATCCTTTGAAATCCGACCCACTGGGGTCGCGCATGCCGACCTCAAGTTGCCAAAGGATTGGGCGCCAGAATATCCGACCGCTAACGGCGAGCCCGAACTAGAATGTGGCAAAGTTATTGAGCATTATAGTTGGAAAAAGGTGACCACCAATGTATCTGGATTCATAGTTGGACAGCCGACTATCGACCATTACGGCGACATGATG GTCGTGAACCACCGTACTGGTGACACATGCCTTCTCACATTTAAACCCCGAGGCTGGCGTGCCAAAGACTCGTTCGAAATCAAGGGGACGGTCCAGGACGTCTCTGGTCGTGTTACTTGGGAAATAGCGGGTCGCTGGAATAGCCAACTCATTGCTCGCCCAGCGGGAACTGGAGCAGGGGATCTTCTTCCCGACGCTGATAGTTCGGCCAGCCAGTACTTGCTCCTGTGGAAAAACACCGAAAAACCACCTGCACCATTCAATCTTACTCCCTTTGCCATAACATTGAACGACTGTCCTGATACATTGACACCATTCCTTCCCCCCACTGATTGTCGAATTCGACCGGACCAGCGTGCATTTGAGATGGGACGATATGAACGGGCCAACGAACTTAAATCCGACCAAGAAGACTTTCAGAGAGCCACACGTAGGAGGCGTGAAGTGGGAGAACTGCCACCTCACAAACCTCGCTGGTTCGCTGAGGCTGTCGACCAAGATTCGGGTGAGCGGGTATGGCAACCTTGTAGACGTGGAGATCGTATTGAGTACTGGTCTGAGCGTGAACGCGTTTACAAGGAAGGTGGCAAGGACAAGACCCAGTGGACAGATGTAGACGAAATTTTTATCCCAGCAGAGTAG